The following DNA comes from Acidobacteriota bacterium.
TCGACAGCCTCACGATCCCGGCTTTGAGCCTTCTCTCGACGTTCTTTCTCCGCTTCGTCGCCGATCTTCTCCCGCCACTCCACCGCCGTCACTCGCCAGAAGGGGATGGGACGCCAGGATTGAGGCGCCGGTGTCGGAGCGAGATTGGCACGACTCTTTTCTTCCAAAGCCAGGACCGATGCTAGATCTGGCTGGGAGAGATCTTCCGAAGGCCGCTGGGGACGACGCTCATAACCCAGCAGCTCTGCCATCTGCTCCAGGCCCGCGTCGTCGCCGTCGAGCCAGGCCCGCAGCAGATCCGCCCGACCGGTGGCGGCCTCGGGGCCAGGATGCCCTGAATCGCTCAATCCCGGCGCTCCTGGGGGTGCTTTTTGAGCACGAAGTCTCCTACGATCTCCAGCAGCTTCATCTGCTCGTCAAGATCCTCACCGCGCTCGTGCACGATGCGCAGCAGATCCAGGTATTCGGCCCCTCCCGGCGCCGCCAGCCGCAAGTCGAGGAAGCGCTTGCGGTCCTCCCAGAGCATCTCGGCGGCCTGGTTGAGCACTTCGTCGTCAAGCTTGGGGAAGTGCGCCCGCCCGCGGCGGAAGAGCCATTCGAAAAGGCTTTGACGGTCCCGGGGCAAGCGCATTTGGTGCACGATGCAACGGCGCAGAAACGCGTCGGGGAGGGAGCGCTCTTCGTTGGTGGTCAC
Coding sequences within:
- a CDS encoding AAA family ATPase codes for the protein VTTNEERSLPDAFLRRCIVHQMRLPRDRQSLFEWLFRRGRAHFPKLDDEVLNQAAEMLWEDRKRFLDLRLAAPGGAEYLDLLRIVHERGEDLDEQMKLLEIVGDFVLKKHPQERRD